TcgccgattaattaaaataaaacaaacaaaatgtaGACTATATTCCTCATTCATCACAAATCAATTCCAAAGAGTGTGTATAATAAACACCTTCGATTTTCTTCAAACATTCTCTTATcacattctttaaaaaatagcaaataaaGACGATCTTTCTCTAcgaaatctcaaaaaaaaaaaaaaaaaaaaacaggaatTCAATTCCATGTCTCCGCAATCTCTTTGTCAACGCACAGTCTCGTTAAAACTATGAATCGATATATCACTctcctataatatataaatcgtttCTTCGTCTTCACGCGCCACGTGGAGAAGGTCTTTTCGTAACAACGAACCCCTGTTTGAAGTCGTCATTTACGGGTCCGATTGAGCAACTTCGATCTCGGATCGATTAGATCGTTTTCCCTTATCAGGTCGACCCTTCTTCTTCTGATCAAATATTGCACCCCTTCGGCCCTTCGTGAGTGACGACGGCACCGCTGTCTTCACGAGCCACTACCGGTCACACTCGGAAGCTAATGGTTGTGGTTGTAAAGATGCCACCTCTGCGTTTCGGCGTTCGAGTCGCACTTTTCTGCGGTGATACCTTTTTGCGCGTGGTATCTCGAGTCCACGCACACAGGAATTCTCGAGTGGCGGATCAAACCGCCCTCGAGATGCCTCCATTTCTGGTTCTCGCTACCGTCGCAGATCTGCATTAACAGCGTCGTGCCTTTCGCGTAGACAGGAAGGGTTAGGCAGAGGCCGTGATGCCTGATGAGACCGTCCTTCGTCAAACCCCATTCCTGTAAGAAATTGCGAATTCGAATGAGATTTATCGAGTCGAGGATCGTAATcgagattataaatatcgtcCCCTCTCGTTAatcgattgaaataatattgattttgcaaTATgtccaaaaaaatttgatactttgtctaatttctttaaatcaaaatttcgaagttgaaaatcgtttcatattttcctattaaaaattctattatttatttcaataaaatctctCTCAACGCGTCATTTCCACCTTGTTCGAAAGATATTCGAAAACATTCTAAGaatgttcaatattttcttcaaaatttctcgACTCTTTGATCCATCTGTATACGAtaactgaaatataaaaattggatatgCCGATCAATAATAGAAACAtggcgaattaattatttttatttcatcgcaGTGTACTCGAATATATACCGGGGACAGCATGAATAACACATACTTGGTTACCACCGGTGTCGTGACACGGGTAAAGTCCCACATTTCCATCGAGGAGATGGCCCATGCTGTCCAGACACGCGGACCCCTGTTTCAACGATCCACCGGGTCCACCCTCGCTGGTCGGTATAACCAGCTCTGGATACACGTTTTTCAGATACCAGCTGAAGGGTTTGCAATGCAATTTCCGCTTCAGCTCCATCCTGTCTTGAATACTGAAACAAGGGTAGGCGACGCCCCGTTTTATTAACACGGCTCACGTGCGCTGACGCGTTTTAATGAAATCGGCTATCGGTATTTCGGCCCGTAAATCGAgcttttccttctcctcctcttcacCGCCGCGGAGAACCGTAGAAATTAGCTCGTGATAAACGAtctcaaagaaaagaaacttcgTTTCTCGAAGAAAGTTTGGACAATGAATAGATTGCAAGCGGAAGAATAAAGTGTGGGTATTGTGTATCGTGAGATTGTAGCCATCGATGGTTGTTCTCGATGGTGGTAGGAATGGATAACTTGCGAGGtaatttatattgcaaaaaggaatatatatatatatactttcgtCTCGTTTTCCTTTGATACGTGGCTGATTATTTGTTACAGCTTAAAACACGTTCGTTGTTTTCGAGGATCCGTGAATAATTGGGGAGGATTGTTGGACACTTTGGCTAATAACTTTGCCTCGTTATTTTTGATCAAGTTatacatcaatatattaattggtgAACGTGATTATCATGGAATATAAATTGCGTCGTATATTATGTATCAATGTGAAATATcgcatataaatttgatattatatttttgatcaattatATGACAAATGAAAATGCACGTCGAGTgcgattattatcaaatataaattatgttcgaTAACATCGCGTGCGATAATacgatatatcaaaaaatgaagcACCGGCAATTATTAGAAGACGTACGAATAATTGGAAtggtatcaattttaattttaatagtaataattatccgggcattattataattcctaatctctagaaaattaattcttctaactttttaaaaattcgaatcgtttATAGTACATTTTGAAAGAATGGTCGAATAACGCCAGAGATACGTTTAGAGAATCGTACTTACTTTCCATACGGTATGTTACGCGCTAAAGGCACCGcgttgtaataaaattgtttgtaatCGTCCATCCAAACTTCGGCGGCCCTTCTCGTATTCCGCGCGAAAACGTTACCGCTGCCTCCGGGGAACGAGTACGGATGACGTTTTCGGAACACGTGGCCGACACGCGAGCAGGGGATAATCTCCAAGCTTCCCCCGCATTGCCACACGCGGAACGATATTTCTGAAAAGCGGGGATCGAATCACGTTTCACGAATTTCCACggacaaagagagagatacTCACCGAGATTCTCGCCACCCCACACGTCCATCTGCGTGTCGTATTTGCCCAATTTCTCGAAATACGCTTTGTTGATCACGAAGAGGCCACCGGCGATCATCGGGGTTCTGATCGCCTGCGTAGGATCCTTTTGCCTCGCCTGCCTTTCCGTTTGGCTCAGGTATTCCCACTTGAACACAAGACTCCAATCGAAGCCACCCCTTAAATCGGCTGACGCGCCTAcaagaaattgagaaatttgatgatttttcGGTTAagtaaagaaatagaatagagTTTTGGGTTTGATTAGTCGGATTGGGTTGGGTATTGCTtggattttttcttctttttgtttttgaatagCGCACAATTAATTGCTCCCGCGCGAAATGTCGAGAGAAGTTCGTTTTAACGGTGGTTAAAACAGTaaaagaaacagagagaaacagaatagaatttatatccgTCCAGGGATAAATGGTCGAGAAGAACAAGTGCGAGAGTTATTCGAGAGTTGATTAAAAATGGAGAGTCGAGATAAAAGTTTTCAGTTGTTTATGCACTTAATTCTCCCTCCTATTTCAAGTTTCTTCGttcctttattttatatacgatttCACGCAGTTTAAAATGATCGGATTCCTTGTgccaattacaataaattacaataaataagaagTAATATCATTCATTGGAAATGGATTGAaaccttatatattttttaccgaTATATTGAAAGGTGTCCATGCTTATGACATCAATAACAGGGCAGACGACCCTTGTAGGATCCTCAGCCACCCTCTCCAGAAGTGGTTCTAGCCAATCGGCGTTGCATTCACAATGCGAGTCGAGGAATGTTAACACGGTGGCGGTGGCTGCATCCGCGCCTCGCACCCTCGACCTCATCAAACCCTCCCTCTTTTCGTTGCGTATCACTCGCACTTTGTGTATCCTCGATAGCTCTTCACCGTCCTCCGCTGCAAAAAAGTAGGTGAATTGTCGTGGCACCGTTCGATGCTCTCGTCGCAGGTTGCAAGTTTTAAGTAAGTCACTAGGTTACAACTGGTGTCTAGGAGAGGaatctataatctataaacGGGGAAGTGAACTTACGATGATCACTGAAATCGTCGACCAGTATAATTTCCTTGATCAAATGTTCCGGACTCCTGTTCAGCACGCTGAaatcgaaaatgaattttccgtTATATCATTTTCTGTTCTTGCAAAAGACTCGTTAAACGATCGTAACAAGAGAAATTTTCTCGCAGAAATTAAACGCTTCTAATTCTATCGAGTGTCGTAAACTACCCTCGAGATATAGCCCGAACCTATACCAAGAATTCTttcttaaatgaattttcctaaataaatttgtctacggttttcctctttccttttcttttagaGAGGATGTTATTTCaaacgagggaaaaaaaaatttcttttcacagtaaataatttcgtttgagTATTataggattaattaaatataacaaaatagagAATAAGTCGTTGAATTGATCgtgattgaatatttaatttataaggatgtaaaattttatacgatgGAATATCCGCACAACGACTCGAATATTATTACGGAAAGCAACTATAAATAACCAAAAGCAAAAAGATATTTGGCTATATTTCCTTCCGCcattgaaacaaatatatttcataaatcgaAAACTTATCGTAGgcgaattaatttcataaggTAGAATcagtgatttataattttattgttgctttctttttacgtcatttcttcaaatttcacgCGTGATTTATTATACGAGGAGTATAAATGGGCATGAAATGATGGAACGATGATTAGGAAATTCCATCAGATCTCGCCTCCCTGGACTCGGCGTTGAAAGTTTTCTCGCGTGAAACTCGATCTAGCATTACACGTTGTACGCGTGGGAATTTAGCCGTACATTATCagtgaagaaatattaatttcgttaaattttgtcCAATGCATTTTCTTGcccatatttttccatttccaacGATTTTCTATTTAGTCGTTTTTCGTTATTCTTTCATAAatcatacaaataaatttttaattcgaaaaacaaatttgttaATACCTGACGACGGTTCTGAGCAATGTCGACCTCGCCTCGTTATGAAAGGTAATTATCACCGAGGTTGGAGGTAGATCCCTTCTCCACTGTTTCATTCGGCACCTGAAACAAGAACGGAATTCCTCTTGAACTTCCATCCAGTCGTCAAGctaataaacaatttcaaacaaGAGAGCTCTGACAAATAAAGatggaataattaatcaaagattGTTCGATATCGATGTTAAGCATAGTCGACCTAAATAATATCCAGTGAAAATAGCACAGTGAAtattaaaaggaataaaagtatttaattagcCAACTTTTTCCAAAAGGAATATATACAAGATTCGACCAAATCTTCGTCGTCTATCCAAACCTATTTACTTCTGACTCTTCTATAATCTCTGTAACTATAATTCACATTCGATACaatcttcttttccatttcttaatacaaaaaaagtatttcaaatgtaacgaaatatttcattttcgaatttccttCAATTCTTCTCGTCCTCTGTATTCGGCTCAAGTATATAAAAGCTGAAGCTTGGTCCATGGGTGATGGCGAGTAAATagggggaagaggaagaaaaaagaggagggggaTCGTTTCGGCGCGGCACGCCGACACGGAGGGTACATAAATGCGACTAGACGGTCAGAACGATCCCAATATGTCAGTTCCACTTTTCCGAGATAAACTCGAGGAACGTGTACGGAATGCGTCCACGTGTACAGCTTTCAACCACTCCGCAGCACCTCCTCTCCTTTTCCGCTTCTTCAAcatcctcctccacctcctcccccttctccaTTGCACCAGCGAAATTGTAAAAGTTCACTGATGAGATTATCGATCGCTGGAATTATTACCGGGActgagaagagaaagagagagagagagagagtgcagCCGGTTGGAAAATTTACCACTTTCCCGCGGAACATTGTGACTGCACCCTTCTTCTCGACTTAACTTCGTTGTCACATTAGAGCTTTCCGCGTTCCTCCAATCCCGTGACGGATTCGACGTTTCATCGGAGGAAAATTGAAACCGATTCTGAAACATCACGTTAATAACGTTGTGGGGACAATGGGATGAAAAACGTcgagaggaaaaatttttcttcgatacggTGTTTCAAGAATAATCAGGGGAAACGTGCTTTGTATGATTtcgttttaatagaaataataaaaaaagtggaGAGACAAGGAGGAGATTTCTCTCCTCGAAACGAGGATATCCCGAGCAGGAATACATTGGAATCATTGGTTGAAGATTAGAATGatgattggaaa
The DNA window shown above is from Apis cerana isolate GH-2021 linkage group LG4, AcerK_1.0, whole genome shotgun sequence and carries:
- the LOC108003572 gene encoding polypeptide N-acetylgalactosaminyltransferase 2 translates to MRRNVKIVLLLSCAWMSAFVYYYHTSRDTKNENRALRLKEPASLALSAGNSGNYVDPDGTAIVMSSELLPAPTPDPRVTWNYFDEQGYVSRGGLRAGEDPYARNKFNQEASDGLPSNRDIPDTRSAMCRMKQWRRDLPPTSVIITFHNEARSTLLRTVVSVLNRSPEHLIKEIILVDDFSDHPEDGEELSRIHKVRVIRNEKREGLMRSRVRGADAATATVLTFLDSHCECNADWLEPLLERVAEDPTRVVCPVIDVISMDTFQYIGASADLRGGFDWSLVFKWEYLSQTERQARQKDPTQAIRTPMIAGGLFVINKAYFEKLGKYDTQMDVWGGENLEISFRVWQCGGSLEIIPCSRVGHVFRKRHPYSFPGGSGNVFARNTRRAAEVWMDDYKQFYYNAVPLARNIPYGNIQDRMELKRKLHCKPFSWYLKNVYPELVIPTSEGGPGGSLKQGSACLDSMGHLLDGNVGLYPCHDTGGNQEWGLTKDGLIRHHGLCLTLPVYAKGTTLLMQICDGSENQKWRHLEGGLIRHSRIPVCVDSRYHAQKGITAEKCDSNAETQRWHLYNHNH